The Cyanobacteriota bacterium genome contains a region encoding:
- a CDS encoding glycosyltransferase family 2 protein, with product MFFSVVIPTYNRKPILAKCLMAMEQQVLPSDGSIAGYEVVVVDDGSTDDTLDWLHQHQAELPHVRLICQNHQGPAAARNLGVEQAKGDTIVFIDSDLVVVPGFLHAHAQGLQQGGERAFTYGRVINTCNFDDPTSEPYKLTDFSAAYFATGNVAIARHWLEKAGLFDVSFSQYGWEDLELGVRLKQLGLKLVKCPNAVGYHWHPPFTLTQIPSLIDKEIQRGRMGVVFYQKHPTWEVRLMIQMTWIHRVLWGLLSLGGALNERTMAPLLQWLIDRGNPQLALEIARIFLNWYNVQGVYAAYAEVQGTKS from the coding sequence GTGTTTTTTAGTGTGGTGATTCCAACCTATAATCGCAAGCCCATCTTAGCTAAGTGCTTGATGGCCATGGAGCAACAGGTGCTACCCAGCGATGGGTCGATCGCAGGCTATGAGGTAGTAGTGGTGGATGATGGCTCTACGGACGATACCTTAGACTGGTTGCACCAGCACCAAGCAGAACTACCCCATGTCCGCCTTATTTGCCAAAATCATCAGGGACCAGCAGCAGCCCGTAACTTGGGGGTTGAGCAAGCCAAGGGCGATACGATCGTTTTTATTGATAGCGACCTAGTAGTAGTTCCAGGCTTTTTACATGCCCATGCCCAGGGGTTGCAGCAGGGAGGCGAGCGAGCATTTACCTATGGACGGGTTATTAATACCTGCAATTTTGACGATCCCACAAGCGAACCATACAAACTAACCGACTTTTCTGCCGCCTATTTTGCCACGGGGAATGTTGCGATCGCCCGTCACTGGCTAGAAAAAGCAGGGTTATTCGATGTGAGTTTTAGTCAGTATGGTTGGGAAGATTTGGAATTGGGAGTGCGCCTTAAACAACTGGGTCTAAAACTCGTAAAATGTCCCAATGCTGTTGGCTATCACTGGCATCCACCCTTTACGCTAACCCAAATTCCTAGTCTTATTGACAAGGAAATTCAGCGAGGCAGGATGGGTGTGGTGTTTTACCAAAAGCATCCTACCTGGGAAGTACGATTGATGATTCAAATGACTTGGATCCATCGAGTACTTTGGGGATTGTTGTCGCTGGGTGGCGCTCTCAATGAGCGAACCATGGCTCCTCTGCTCCAGTGGCTCATTGATCGAGGTAACCCTCAGTTGGCGCTGGAAATTGCCCGCATCTTCCTCAACTGGTACAATGTGCAGGGAGTTTACGCAGCCTATGCAGAGGTACAGGGTACGAAGTCCTGA
- a CDS encoding F0F1 ATP synthase subunit gamma — protein MANLKSIRDRIKSVKNTQKITQAMRLVAAAKVRRAQEQVIATRPFADRLAQVLNNLQSRLRFEDVDLPLLKARDAKTVGILVVSGDRGLCGAYNSNVIRRAEMRAKELAAQGVGYQFVLIGRKAIQYFQRREQPIAATYSGLEQIPTAAEASNISDKLLALFLAEDVDRVEMIYTRFISLISSRPVIQTLLPLDPQGLEDPEDEIFRLTTQGGNLSVQREKVSAPTREIPSDMIFEQDPVQILNALLPLYLNNQLLRALQESAASELAARMTAMNNASDNAKQLISTLTISYNKARQAAITQEILEVVAGADALG, from the coding sequence CGATGCGGCTAGTAGCAGCAGCAAAGGTACGCCGTGCCCAAGAACAAGTAATTGCTACTCGCCCATTTGCTGATCGTCTAGCACAGGTTCTAAACAACTTGCAGTCTCGCCTTAGGTTTGAAGATGTTGATCTGCCATTGCTAAAGGCACGAGATGCTAAGACCGTTGGAATTTTAGTGGTGTCTGGCGATCGTGGACTGTGTGGAGCCTATAACTCTAATGTGATTCGGCGAGCAGAAATGCGAGCAAAAGAGTTAGCTGCTCAGGGTGTGGGCTATCAGTTTGTGTTAATAGGTCGCAAAGCAATTCAGTATTTCCAGCGTCGAGAGCAGCCTATTGCCGCTACCTATTCAGGGTTAGAGCAAATTCCTACTGCTGCGGAAGCCTCTAATATCAGCGACAAACTTCTAGCCTTGTTTCTAGCTGAAGATGTTGACCGCGTTGAAATGATTTACACTCGCTTCATTTCCCTAATTAGCTCGCGCCCGGTTATACAAACCTTGCTACCCCTTGATCCCCAAGGTCTAGAAGATCCTGAAGATGAGATTTTCCGGCTAACCACGCAGGGTGGTAACCTCTCAGTTCAGCGGGAAAAGGTATCAGCACCTACTCGCGAGATTCCTAGTGACATGATCTTCGAGCAGGATCCAGTGCAAATCCTCAATGCCTTGCTGCCACTGTATTTGAATAATCAGTTGCTACGAGCACTTCAAGAGTCAGCAGCGAGTGAATTAGCTGCCCGCATGACGGCGATGAACAATGCCAGTGATAATGCTAAGCAGTTGATTTCAACCTTGACGATTTCTTACAACAAAGCACGGCAAGCTGCAATTACCCAAGAAATTCTAGAAGTGGTGGCTGGAGCGGATGCTCTGGGCTAG